The proteins below are encoded in one region of Rhinolophus sinicus isolate RSC01 linkage group LG07, ASM3656204v1, whole genome shotgun sequence:
- the LRRC27 gene encoding leucine-rich repeat-containing protein 27 isoform X6, protein MEESGSGAAEPKPKTEPKPGAGQAGSMPASLDAHRSVEGAIFASSLILDLSHSGLHHLGEVFKIPTLKQLHLQRNALCSIPDDFFHWLPNLTWLDLRHNRIRALPSGIGCHRCPAVFRPRGRSHSYSRLLRTRLPAFGYFQDFSVPLLFGNLAMTCPGNVTTLTALNLRCCPLEFPPQLIVQKGLAAIRAFLQACAAERPCARDLASLAISSVKKMTLTQRPHPPLDLPEERVPDRETIHSQEPKGTRLKKKVDSFPPVEKLDLSDLRRSTGSPEDWPSEEEIRRFWKLRQEIVEREQAETLAHRLLPVPLPPNLRAVLRAQRQEHPSRRHMPTTTQKPRRKPPSFGGVLPGLASVNTVLTGAPMLDDSRASGLRELREEQALLEQRRRDRRVLQEWRERAQTMRKRAEELSQVRPARSSLVASKIPFATDLIDNEKIPTNPSGNPRQSEEQSLRASKELRNC, encoded by the exons ATGGAGGAAAGTGGCTCTGGGGCTGCCGAGCCCAAGCCCAAGACTGAGCCCAAGCCCGGTGCAGGTCAGGCTGGGAGCATGCCCGCCTCCCTGGACGCTCACAGGAGTGTTGAGGGGGCGATCTTTGCTTCCTCGCTGATTCTCGACTTGAGTCACAGTGGTCTTCACCATTTAGGGGAGGTCTTTAAAATCCCCACCCTTAAA CAACTGCACCTTCAGAGAAACGCGCTCTGCTCGATCCCTGACGATTTCTTCCACTGGCTGCCAAACCTCACGTGGCTGGACCTCCGGCACAACAGGATCAGAGCACTTCCTTCCGGGATTGGCTGTCACAG ATGTCCCGCTGTCTTCAGACCTCGTGGCCGGTCCCACAGCTATTCTCGTCTACTGAGAACTCGGCTGCCCGCCTTCGGTTACTTTCAAGATTTCTCTGTGCCACTGCTTTTCGGCAATTTGGCTATGACATGCCcag GGAACGTGACGACGCTGACAGCGCTGAACCTGCGATGCTGCCCCCTGGAATTCCCGCCTCAGCTCATCGTGCAGAAGGGACTGGCCGCGATCCGGGCCTTCCTGCAGGCCTGCGCCGCCGAGCGTCCCTGTGCCCGAGACTTGGCTTCTCTAG CGATTTCATCCGTGAAAAAGATGACCCTAACTCAGCGGCCACATCCCCCATTGGACTTACCCGAGGAACGTGTGCCTGACAGAGAAACCATTCATTCTCAGGAGCCAAAGGGgaccaggttaaaaaaaaaggtggacTCGTTCCCACCTGTTGAAAAACTAGACCTGAGTGACCTCAGAAGGTCCACTGGTTCCCCGGAAGACTGGCCTAGCGAGGAGGAGATCAGGCGCTTCTGGAAGCTGAGGCAGGAGATTGTCGAGAGGGAACAAGCGGAAACCCTTGCCCACCGGCTCCTGCCCGTGCCGTTACCGCCAAACCTCCGGGCTGTGCTGCGTGCCCAGCGCCAGGAGCACCCCAGCCGCAGACACATGCCCACAACGACCCAGAAGCCAAG AAGGAAGCCGCCCTCCTTCGGGGGTGTCCTGCCTGGCCTGGCGTCAGTGAACACAGTGCTGACAGGAGCACCGATGCTGGACGACAGCCGGGCCTCAGGCCTCCGAGAGCTCAGGGAGGAGCAGGCACTGCTGGAGCAGAGGAGGAG AGACAGGAGAGTGCTGCAGGAGTGGAGAGAGCGAGCCCAGACCAtgaggaagagggcagaggagCTCAGCCAAGTCCGACCCGCACGGAGCTCCCTG GTGGCATCCAAGATTCCCTTTGCCACAGATCTGATTGATAATGAGAAAATACCAACGAACCCATCTGGAAACCCGAGACAAAGCGAAGAGCAGTCACTGCGAGCAAGTAAAGAGCTGAG AAATTGCTAA